In Acipenser ruthenus chromosome 6, fAciRut3.2 maternal haplotype, whole genome shotgun sequence, the following proteins share a genomic window:
- the LOC117410507 gene encoding interferon regulatory factor 2-binding protein 2-A-like, translating into MSSAAVAASRRQSCYLCDLPRMPWAMIWDFTEPVCRGCVNYEGADRIEFVIETARQLKRAHGFQEGRSSGPVKPQHSGKDIQAINHTASDPGSRPPQPLDRYPLASDRPPRLGPEYLSGRQANGIPVPNGFPKPDEPPELIMQSPNPRRTSTIPPTLVPLVNGTSHTLPPPVHAVNGRQIGIPAALTVSQAEMINKRPASVSSTEHEREIKEKHRADSLSEMSENHKNRTDEWMSKPKTVRDSLMALHHSPFDARFKKEHAAMQQGRVMGFDTNAVTSKPGRGGVRKRKASPEPEGEGTATKLNVEGQQWLPASAEVLKMTTMTTTTFVTPSSTISPHSNRTTPPEASQNGQSPMAALILAADNAGGNSSPKDANQVHSTTRRNSSSPLSPSSMNQRRVCQRDVPGAGTQQVPGMEQVHPQNIPDSSVPSSIPLCCTLCHERLEDTHFVQCPSVPSHKFCFPCSRDSIKQQGATGEVYCPSGEKCPLVGSNVPWAFMQGEIATILAGDVKVKKERDP; encoded by the exons ATGTCGTCTGCGGCGGTTGCTGCTTCCAGAAGGCAGTCGTGTTATTTATGTGACTTGCCCCGCATGCCGTGGGCTATGATCTGGGATTTTACCGAGCCCGTCTGCAGGGGATGTGTCAACTACGAGGGAGCAGACCGCATCGAGTTTGTGATCGAGACAGCCCGCCAGTTAAAGAGAGCGCACGGCTTCCAAGAGGGGAGATCATCCGGGCCAGTGAAACCACAACACTCGGGGAAGGATATTCAGGCGATTAACCACACGGCGTCGGATCCTGGATCACGGCCGCCTCAACCTCTTGATCGGTATCCGCTAGCCTCCGATCGCCCTCCTCGGCTGGGGCCAGAGTATCTCTCTGGAAGGCAGGCTAACGGCATCCCCGTTCCCAATGGATTCCCTAAACCGGATGAACCCCCTGAGTTGATCATGCAAAGCCCTAATCCCCGTAGGACTAGCACGATCCCCCCTACCCTAGTGCCTTTGGTAAACGGGACCTCACATACCCTTCCACCGCCTGTACACGCTGTCAATGGCAGACAAATAGGAATCCCGGCTGCGTTAACAGTAAGCCAAGCCGAGATGATCAACAAACGACCAGCCTCAGTCTCCAGCACGGAGCACGAGcgggaaataaaagaaaaacacagagcCGACAGTTTATCAGAGATGAGCGAGAATCACAAAAACAGGACAGATGAATGGATGAGCAAGCCGAAAACAGTGAGGGACTCCTTAATGGCTCTACACCACTCGCCTTTTGATGCCAGATTTAAGAAGGAACACGCAGCCATGCAACAAGGGAGAGTGATGGGCTTTGATACCAACGCTGTAACTTCTAAACCAG GGCGTGGTGGAGTTAGAAAGAGGAAAGCGTCCCCTGAGCCTGAAGGGGAAGGCACAGCCACCAAGCTCAATGTAGAGGGACAACAGTGGCTACCAGCCTCAGCTGAAGTCTTGAAAATGACCACAATGACCACCACGACCTTTGTGACACCCTCTTCCACAATATCTCCCCATTCCAATCGCACCACACCACCAGAGGCTTCCCAGAACGGCCAGTCCCCCATGGCTGCCCTCATACTTGCTGCAGACAACGCTGGGGGCAACAGTTCTCCCAAGGATGCCAACCAGGTACACTCAACCACccggaggaacagcagcagcCCTCTTTCTCCATCCTCCATGAACCAAAGGAGAGTGTGTCAAAGGGATGTGCCAGGTGCAGGAACACAACAGGTGCCTGGCATGGAACAAGTGCACCCCCAAAACATTCCAGACTCTTCTGTACCAAGCAGCATACCACTGTGCTGCACTCTCTGTCACGAGCGTCTTGAGGACACACATTTTGTACAGTGCCCTTCAGTACCTTCACACAAGTTCTGCTTCCCCTGCTCCAGGGACAGCATTAAGCAACAAGGGGCTACTGGGGAAGTGTATTGTCCCAGTGGAGAGAAATGCCCTCTGGTGGGCTCAAATGTACCATGGGCATTTATGCAAGGTGAAATCGCCACCATTCTTGCAGGAGATGTCAAAGTAAAAAAGGAGAGGGacccttga